A region from the Mya arenaria isolate MELC-2E11 chromosome 2, ASM2691426v1 genome encodes:
- the LOC128242909 gene encoding meiosis inhibitor protein 1-like isoform X2 — protein MEGRMEDWYTHNPVLLHWVFLDPILAGTCGHSVVGVGSVAGLMEGRMEDWYTHNPVLLHWVFLDPILAGTCRHSVLLAFLTHANKEEVVDLLCVENNRNTDQNAFLQLAQGQAFMMALLRILTSGSIDVVSKAMLMCETLFGYRSDITEVSLGADTSHNVQQKDARWEDFDVLFEKVSESVAKIFLKSCPESEDHNLTSLLFVLLMLCKVRPQCSVDVKVIYHVLNTLGGKSEGLSTEVKRVCLLVILATLSTLHGTREQANHLPVCTMVCQHDGFLGHLQACLDGRYGDEIFSIATDILAGILSYPDVKCSVPLELELTRLYTIVTQCSGSRQTASVGLLGAVYRTGLSHGAISLTGRLDEGQYRALHIYLQQLCLQESEVSSVAVSCMVALLKYLLDECPEIGCELVSQPWNLTLLDVILDISDVPLTDHQVQLITMLMESKETCTQLQHYDGLVEKLVAVINQGQNHGSHGNSRLAQLLLKKFQSKLTAEECVVLRKIGSCASAFSVNVPQEV, from the exons ATGGAGGGGAGAATGGAGGACTGGTACACACACAATCCCGTGCTGTTACACTGGGTCTTCCTGGATCCCATACTGGCTGGAACATGTGGACATTCTGTGGTAGGTGTTGGTAGTGTGGCTGGGCTGATGGAGGGGAGAATGGAGGACTGGTACACACACAATCCCGTGCTGTTACACTGGGTCTTCCTGGATCCTATACTTGCTGGAACATGTAGACATTCTGTG CTACTAGCATTCCTGACCCATGCCAACAAGGAGGAAGTTGTTGACTTGCTATGTGTGGAGAATAATAGAAATACTGACCAGAATGCCTTTCTACAGTTGGCCCAGGGTCAGGCATTTATGATGGCCTTGCTG AGGATTCTAACTTCAGGCAGCATTGACGTTGTTTCCAAGGCTATGTTGATGTGTGAAACACTTTTTGGCTACAGATCGGATATCACAGAAGTTAGTCTCGGGGCTGACACTTCACATAAT GTCCAGCAGAAGGACGCTAGATGGGAAGATTTCGATGTCTTGTTTGAAAAGGTGTCCGAGTCAGTTGCGAAAATATTCCTGAAGAGTTGTCCAGAATCAgaag ATCACAACCTAACGAGCCTCTTGTTTGTGCTGCTGATGTTATGTAAAGTTCGGCCCCAGTGCTCTGTTGACGTCAAAGTCATCTACCATG TTTTAAACACCCTTGGAGGTAAGTCTGAGGGGCTAAGTACAGAGGTGAAGAGGGTGTGTCTATTGGTCATTCTGGCTACCCTGTCCACCCTTCATGGGACAAGGGAGCAGGCAAACCATCTTCCAG TGTGTACAATGGTGTGTCAACACGATGGGTTCCTGGGGCACCTGCAGGCTTGTCTTGATGGGAGATATGGGGATGAGATATTCTCCATCGCCACTGACATACTGGCAGGCATACTCTCATACCCAGACGTAAAG TGTTCAGTGCCACTGGAGTTGGAGCTGACCAGACTGTACACGATTGTCACCCAGTGTAGTGGGTCACGTCAGACTGCCAGTGTGGGTCTCCTGGGGGCGGTGTACAGAACTGGCCTGTCTCATGGGGCAATATCCCTCACAGGCCGGCTTGATGAGGGGCAGTATAGGGCACTGCACATATACCTTCAGCAGCTATGCCTGCAG GAATCTGAAGTGTCGTCTGTTGCGGTCAGCTGTATGGTGGCACTGCTGAAATACCTTCTTGATGAATGCCCAGAAATAG GTTGTGAGTTGGTCAGCCAGCCCTGGAACCTAACACTTTTGGATGTGATTTTGGATATCAGTGACGTGCCGCTCACAGACCACCAAGTCCAGCTAATCACCATG TTGATGGAGAGTAAGGAGACCTGTACCCAGCTCCAGCACTATGATGGTTTAGTGGAGAAACTGGTCGCAGTTATAAACCAAGGGCAGAATCATGGTTCACATGGAAACTCCAGGCTGGCTCAG cTCCTGCTCAAGAAGTTCCAATCAAAGCTCACAGCGGAAGAATGTGTTGTGCTTAGAAAAATTGGTTCATGTGCCAGTGCATTTAGTGTGAATGTTCCACAGGAAGTTTAA
- the LOC128242909 gene encoding meiosis inhibitor protein 1-like isoform X1: MEGRMEDWYTHNPVLLHWVFLDPILAGTCGHSVVGVGSVAGLMEGRMEDWYTHNPVLLHWVFLDPILAGTCRHSVVGVGSVAGLMEGRMEDWYTHNPVLLHRDFLDPILAGTCRHSVLLAFLTHANKEEVVDLLCVENNRNTDQNAFLQLAQGQAFMMALLRILTSGSIDVVSKAMLMCETLFGYRSDITEVSLGADTSHNVQQKDARWEDFDVLFEKVSESVAKIFLKSCPESEDHNLTSLLFVLLMLCKVRPQCSVDVKVIYHVLNTLGGKSEGLSTEVKRVCLLVILATLSTLHGTREQANHLPVCTMVCQHDGFLGHLQACLDGRYGDEIFSIATDILAGILSYPDVKCSVPLELELTRLYTIVTQCSGSRQTASVGLLGAVYRTGLSHGAISLTGRLDEGQYRALHIYLQQLCLQESEVSSVAVSCMVALLKYLLDECPEIGCELVSQPWNLTLLDVILDISDVPLTDHQVQLITMLMESKETCTQLQHYDGLVEKLVAVINQGQNHGSHGNSRLAQLLLKKFQSKLTAEECVVLRKIGSCASAFSVNVPQEV, translated from the exons ATGGAGGGGAGAATGGAGGACTGGTACACACACAATCCCGTGCTGTTACACTGGGTCTTCCTGGATCCCATACTGGCTGGAACATGTGGACATTCTGTGGTAGGTGTTGGTAGTGTGGCTGGGCTGATGGAGGGGAGAATGGAGGACTGGTACACACACAATCCCGTGCTGTTACACTGGGTCTTCCTGGATCCTATACTTGCTGGAACATGTAGACATTCTGTGGTAGGTGTTGGTAGTGTGGCTGGGCTGATGGAGGGGAGAATGGAGGACTGGTACACACACAATCCCGTGCTGCTACACCGGGATTTCCTGGATCCTATACTGGCTGGAACATGTAGACATTCTGTG CTACTAGCATTCCTGACCCATGCCAACAAGGAGGAAGTTGTTGACTTGCTATGTGTGGAGAATAATAGAAATACTGACCAGAATGCCTTTCTACAGTTGGCCCAGGGTCAGGCATTTATGATGGCCTTGCTG AGGATTCTAACTTCAGGCAGCATTGACGTTGTTTCCAAGGCTATGTTGATGTGTGAAACACTTTTTGGCTACAGATCGGATATCACAGAAGTTAGTCTCGGGGCTGACACTTCACATAAT GTCCAGCAGAAGGACGCTAGATGGGAAGATTTCGATGTCTTGTTTGAAAAGGTGTCCGAGTCAGTTGCGAAAATATTCCTGAAGAGTTGTCCAGAATCAgaag ATCACAACCTAACGAGCCTCTTGTTTGTGCTGCTGATGTTATGTAAAGTTCGGCCCCAGTGCTCTGTTGACGTCAAAGTCATCTACCATG TTTTAAACACCCTTGGAGGTAAGTCTGAGGGGCTAAGTACAGAGGTGAAGAGGGTGTGTCTATTGGTCATTCTGGCTACCCTGTCCACCCTTCATGGGACAAGGGAGCAGGCAAACCATCTTCCAG TGTGTACAATGGTGTGTCAACACGATGGGTTCCTGGGGCACCTGCAGGCTTGTCTTGATGGGAGATATGGGGATGAGATATTCTCCATCGCCACTGACATACTGGCAGGCATACTCTCATACCCAGACGTAAAG TGTTCAGTGCCACTGGAGTTGGAGCTGACCAGACTGTACACGATTGTCACCCAGTGTAGTGGGTCACGTCAGACTGCCAGTGTGGGTCTCCTGGGGGCGGTGTACAGAACTGGCCTGTCTCATGGGGCAATATCCCTCACAGGCCGGCTTGATGAGGGGCAGTATAGGGCACTGCACATATACCTTCAGCAGCTATGCCTGCAG GAATCTGAAGTGTCGTCTGTTGCGGTCAGCTGTATGGTGGCACTGCTGAAATACCTTCTTGATGAATGCCCAGAAATAG GTTGTGAGTTGGTCAGCCAGCCCTGGAACCTAACACTTTTGGATGTGATTTTGGATATCAGTGACGTGCCGCTCACAGACCACCAAGTCCAGCTAATCACCATG TTGATGGAGAGTAAGGAGACCTGTACCCAGCTCCAGCACTATGATGGTTTAGTGGAGAAACTGGTCGCAGTTATAAACCAAGGGCAGAATCATGGTTCACATGGAAACTCCAGGCTGGCTCAG cTCCTGCTCAAGAAGTTCCAATCAAAGCTCACAGCGGAAGAATGTGTTGTGCTTAGAAAAATTGGTTCATGTGCCAGTGCATTTAGTGTGAATGTTCCACAGGAAGTTTAA